Proteins encoded together in one Cicer arietinum cultivar CDC Frontier isolate Library 1 chromosome 4, Cicar.CDCFrontier_v2.0, whole genome shotgun sequence window:
- the LOC101506316 gene encoding uncharacterized membrane protein At1g75140, with product MAASQKGKFFIFIFFLFFFSLHVSSNPIITPESCSIQSPNDDESVSEPKTTNHLNQQVLLNKLEELVRNLSDIVAKLESKLPQELPKVAQEKGRFTQIKGSDDGRSSDKVVENGEFEGKTQIGERVKGMSVTKYTPFWSERFQFASAVKLDSDATCINVLPFKDHEGLSKYVAVSDEKGRVYVFLRNGDVLVEFDTLLGSPITAMVSYTSAFKNESFVVTGHENGGMLIHRVWEGSGGEDWSSLFMENVGKFVSPENHENGLAVILLEVHFVGRMKYILSADTSGKIKVFKENGLFYGSVVPTSRPLVFLKQRLMFLTETGAGSLDLRGMKIRESECEGLNHSLARAYAFDATERSKAYGYTSDGDLIYVLLLGDAMNFKCRVRYKKKFEMDEPLALQAIKGYLLIVNPKKVFVFNVSSPHYVRVSVPRPVFSSSIDELRSSFLNHPTPSLDAETRVMIPLIASDREKLVIVGLGGGYVGMYHSNLPIYKGEFNTMLWTSPVLFFVLFLFGAWHFFAKKKEALTSWGPDDPLTSASGAPLASSSGERSFVDSSSRTSADVMDLRSGALRGPPPPRRYGSPSRFPGGAASTYRLGSADHNPRPASVDPDFRAASELKFRASTMDPPGFPNRRDGMFSGNQIVNDRS from the coding sequence ATGGCGGCTTCACAAAAAGGCAAGTTTTTtatcttcattttctttttgtttttcttttctcttcatGTTTCTAGTAACCCTATTATTACCCCTGAATCATGTTCAATACAATCACCTAATGATGATGAATCTGTTTCTGAACCTAAAACAACTAATCATTTGAATCAacaagttttgttgaataaactTGAAGAGTTAGTGAGAAATCTCAGTGATATAGTTGCAAAATTAGAATCAAAGTTACCACAAGAGCTTCCTAAGGTTGCTCAAGAAAAGGGTAGGTTTACTCAGATAAAGGGTAGCGATGATGGAAGATCAAGTGATAAAGTAGTTGAAAATGGTGAATTTGAAGGGAAAACTCAAATTGGGGAGAGAGTTAAGGGAATGTCTGTGACAAAGTACACACCTTTTTGGTCAGAGAGGTTTCAATTTGCATCTGCTGTGAAATTGGATTCTGATGCAACTTGTATAAATGTTTTGCCTTTTAAGGATCATGAAGGGTTAAGTAAGTATGTAGCTGTTAGTGATGAGAAGGGAAGAGTTTATGTGTTTTTGAGAAATGGTGATGTGTTGGTTGAGTTTGATACTTTGTTGGGTTCGCCGATTACGGCGATGGTTTCGTATACTTCTGCTTTTAAGAATGAGAGTTTTGTGGTAACTGGTCATGAAAATGGGGGAATGTTGATACATAGAGTTTGGGAGGGATCTGGCGGAGAAGATTGGAGTTCCCTTTTCATGGAAAATGTTGGTAAGTTTGTGTCACCTGAGAATCATGAGAATGGGTTGGCTGTAATTTTGTTGGAAGTTCATTTTGTAGGGAGGATGAAGTATATTCTATCAGCTGATACTAGTGGGAAGATTAAGGTTTTTAAGGAAAATGGTTTGTTTTACGGTTCTGTTGTGCCGACTAGTAGGCCGCTTGTTTTCTTGAAACAAAGGCTTATGTTTTTGACAGAAACTGGCGCAGGCTCGTTGGATTTAAGGGGCATGAAAATCAGAGAATCTGAATGTGAAGGGTTGAACCATTCTCTTGCTAGAGCTTATGCTTTTGATGCCACCGAGCGTTCAAAGGCTTACGGTTATACATCGGACGGGGATTTGATTTATGTCTTGTTGCTTGGCGATGCAATGAACTTCAAATGCAGGGTTAGATACAAGAAAAAGTTTGAAATGGATGAGCCTCTTGCTTTACAGGCAATTAAGGGTTACTTGCTTATTGTTAACCCGAAAAAGGTTTTCGTGTTTAATGTTTCGTCTCCTCATTATGTGAGAGTCAGCGTGCCTCGACCTGTTTTCTCCTCGAGCATTGATGAGCTTAGATCCTCGTTCTTGAATCATCCAACTCCAAGTTTGGATGCAGAAACAAGAGTGATGATACCCTTGATAGCTAGTGACCGCGAAAAGCTTGTTATTGTTGGCCTTGGAGGTGGTTATGTCGGAATGTATCATTCCAACCTACCTATCTATAAAGGAGAATTCAATACCATGCTATGGACTAGTCCTGTATTGTTCTTTGTACTTTTTCTATTTGGTGCTTGGCATTtttttgcaaagaaaaaggAAGCTCTTACATCATGGGGACCGGACGATCCATTGACATCAGCGTCTGGCGCTCCCTTGGCATCCAGTTCCGGAGAGCGATCTTTCGTCGACTCTTCTTCAAGAACTTCTGCCGATGTTATGGATCTTAGAAGTGGAGCTCTCAGAGGTCCACCACCACCAAGAAGGTATGGCTCACCTTCAAGGTTTCCTGGCGGGGCAGCAAGTACCTATAGACTTGGTTCTGCTGATCACAATCCTAGACCAGCTTCGGTTGATCCCGATTTTCGAGCAGCATCGGAGCTTAAATTCAGGGCCTCAACTATGGATCCTCCTGGTTTTCCAAATAGAAGAGACGGCATGTTTTCAGGAAATCAAATTGTAAATGATCGCAGTTGA
- the LOC101506968 gene encoding uncharacterized protein, translating to MRKLCPNFDKVDGLETVLEVPIPEDMWTEIGSTGSNRWQNLRALMKAQISNDNSSHLSATSNNEFIALLRLVGSPLIPLQVQCDHTLTRPLKDSNIEASSAKYIVQQYIAATGGVGALDSLKSMYAVGQVRMFGSEMREGDDSIQPIGRAEVGGFVLWQKNPDLWHFELVVSGFKVSAGSDGKIAWTQSSSHPCHANKGPPRPLRRFFQGLDPRCTANLFVDAVCVGEKTINKEDCFLLKIETAHDILQAQSTSHTDIIRHTLWGYFSQRTGLLVKFEDTKLVRMKASKGNESVFWETSIESVIEDYKYIDGIKIAHGGKTVAILYRYGLAHNHRRRIEETWRIEEVDFNICGLSMDCFLPPSDIKKEPDAVEQIV from the exons ATGAGGAAACTGTGTCCAAATTTTGATAAGGTAGATGGATTGGAAACGGTGTTGGAGGTTCCTATACCGGAAGACATGTGGACTGAAATAGGAAGCACCGGTTCTAATCGGTGGCAGAATCTTCGTGCTCTCATGAAAGCACAAATTTCTAACGATAATTCTTCGCACCTTTCTGCTACTTCTAATAATGAATTCATTGCATTGCTTAGACTCGTTGGTTCTCCTCTTATTCCTCTTCAGGTTCAATGCGATCATACCTTAACTCGTCCCCTCAAAGATTCCAACATC GAAGCTTCTAGTGCGAAGTATATAGTGCAGCAATACATAGCTGCAACAGGAGGAGTGGGAGCATTGGATTCACTGAAGAGTATGTATGCAGTGGGGCAAGTGAGGATGTTTGGGTCAGAAATGCGTGAGGGAGATGATAGCATTCAACCAATTGGGAGGGCTGAAGTGGGAGGTTTTGTGTTGTGGCAAAAGAACCCAGATTTGTGGCACTTTGAATTGGTTGTATCTGGTTTCAAGGTTAGTGCAGGGAGTGATGGGAAGATAGCATGGACTCAGTCTTCCTCTCATCCTTGTCATGCTAATAAAGGTCCTCCTAGACCTCTTCGCCGCTTCTTTCAG GGATTGGACCCGAGATGTACAGCAAACTTGTTTGTAGACGCTGTATGTGTAGGAGAGAAAACAATTAACAAAGAAGATTGTTTTCTACTCAAGATAGAAACTGCACATGACATCCTCCAAGCACAAAGCACATCACACACAGATATCATTAGACACACATTGTGGGGATACTTTAGCCAACGAACAGGGTTACTTGTCAAATTTGAAGATACCAAGTTGGTGAGAATGAAAGCATCCAAAGGAAATGAATCTGTTTTTTGGGAAACAAGCATCGAGTCGGTGATTGAAGACTATAAATACATAGATGGTATTAAAATAGCACATGGTGGCAAGACAGTGGCCATTTTATATAGATATGGTTTAGCACATAATCACAGGAGAAGAATTGAAGAGACATGGAGGATTGAAGAAGTTGATTTTAACATTTGTGGCTTGTCAATGGATTGTTTTTTGCCTCCCTCTGATATCAAGAAGGAACCAGATGCAGTAGAGCAAATTGTATAG
- the LOC101506636 gene encoding outer envelope pore protein 24, chloroplastic translates to MMKAAFKGKYDIDKNGAAAATVAVNAGDLKLRASITDATFTNGPSLTGLVLAVEKPGSFTVDYNVPKKDFRFQFMNTVRVAEKPLNLTYIHSKGDNRTILDGTFVWDPSNKVSANYAVESGNCKLKYSYVHKGLTTIEPTYDVAKNSWDFAVSRRVYGDDSLKASYQTTSKVLGLEWSRNSKNTGCFKILASVNLAEEKKIPKLSAETTWNFEV, encoded by the exons ATGATGAAGGCTGCTTTCAAGGGCAAATACGACATTGACAAAAACGGCGCCGCAGCCGCCACCGTCGCCGTCAACGCCGGCGACCTCAAACTCCGAGCATCCATTACAGACGCCACTTTCACAAACGGTCCCAGCTTAACCGGTCTAGTCCTCGCCGTAGAGAAACCCGGCTCCTTCACTGTCGATTACAACGTTCCCAAAAAG gATTTTCGGTTTCAATTTATGAACACCGTTAGGGTTGCGGAGAAACCGTTGAATTTAACATACATACATAGCAAAGGAGATAACAGAACTATTTTGGACGGAACGTTTGTGTGGGACCCATCGAACAAGGTTTCAGCGAATTACGCTGTTGAATCTGGTAACTGTAAGTTGAAGTATAGCTATGTTCATAAGGGTTTGACTACGATTGAACCTACCTATGACGTTGCAAAGAATTCTTGGGACTTTGCTGTTTCAAGGAGAGTTTATGGTGATGATTCGTTGAAGGCTTCTTATCAGACAACGAGCAAGGTTTTAGGGTTAGAGTGGTCGAGGAATTCAAAAAACACTGGTTGCTTCAAG ATTCTGGCATCCGTTAACTTGGCCGAGGAAAAGAAAATTCCAAAACTTAGTGCTGAGACCACATGGAATTTTGAGGTGTAA